Proteins encoded within one genomic window of Pseudomonas cannabina:
- the ppsR gene encoding posphoenolpyruvate synthetase regulatory kinase/phosphorylase PpsR, with translation MKRSAFFISDGTGITAETLGQSLLAQFENITFNKFTRPYIDSVEKARAMVQQINNAADKDDVRPIIFDTIVNQDIREILATSNGLMIDIFSTFLAPLEQELSSHSSYSVGKSHSIGHNSNYMERIEAVNFALDNDDGARTHYYDKADIILVGVSRCGKTPTCLYMAMQFGIRAANYPLTEDDMERLQLPAALKQHREKLFGLTIDPDRLTAIRHERKPNSRYSSYAQCEFEVREVESLFRRENIPHINSTHFSVEEISAKVLVEKGVERRFK, from the coding sequence ATGAAACGATCTGCTTTCTTCATCTCCGACGGCACCGGCATTACCGCCGAAACCCTGGGACAAAGCCTGTTGGCACAATTTGAAAACATTACCTTCAACAAGTTCACCAGGCCCTATATCGACAGCGTCGAGAAAGCGCGGGCGATGGTACAACAAATCAATAATGCCGCCGACAAGGACGATGTTCGCCCGATCATCTTCGACACCATCGTCAATCAGGACATCCGCGAGATTCTGGCGACGTCCAACGGCCTCATGATCGACATCTTCTCGACCTTCCTCGCGCCGCTGGAGCAGGAGCTTAGTTCACACTCCTCGTATTCGGTGGGCAAATCGCATTCCATCGGGCACAACTCCAACTATATGGAGCGCATCGAAGCGGTCAATTTCGCACTGGACAACGACGACGGCGCGCGTACGCACTATTACGACAAGGCCGACATCATCCTGGTCGGCGTATCGCGTTGCGGCAAAACCCCGACCTGCCTGTACATGGCCATGCAATTCGGCATTCGTGCGGCCAACTATCCGCTGACCGAAGACGACATGGAACGCCTGCAATTGCCTGCTGCGCTCAAGCAGCATCGTGAAAAGCTGTTCGGCCTGACCATCGACCCCGACCGCCTGACCGCCATTCGTCACGAGCGCAAGCCCAACAGCCGCTATTCAAGCTACGCACAGTGCGAATTCGAAGTGCGTGAGGTGGAAAGCCTGTTTCGCCGCGAGAACATTCCGCACATCAACTCCACGCATTTTTCGGTGGAAGAAATCTCCGCCAAGGTGCTGGTGGAAAAAGGCGTGGAGCGGCGTTTCAAGTAG
- the prpF gene encoding 2-methylaconitate cis-trans isomerase PrpF codes for MAHSPQIRIPATYMRGGTSKGVFFRLTDLPAAAQTPGPARDALLLRIIGSPDPYEKQIDGMGGATSSTSKTVIVSRSSKPDHDVDYLFGQVSIDKPFIDWSGNCGNLSAAVGSFAITNALIDASRVPQNGIAVVRIWQANIGKTIIAHVPISNGEVQEAGDFELDGVTFPAAEVQLEFLDPAADEDGAGGSMFPTGNLVDDLHVPGLGTLKATLINAGIPTIFVNAADIGYTGTELQGDINADPLALARLETLRAYGAVRMGLIGSIDEAATRQHTPKVAFVAAPADYVSSSGKPVAAQDIDLLVRAVSMGKLHHAMMGTAAVAIGTAAAIPGTLVSLAAGGEPRSAVRFGHPSGTLRVGAQALQKGGEWTVTKAIMSRSARTLMEGWVRVPPLGD; via the coding sequence ATGGCTCACTCACCACAGATCCGAATCCCCGCCACCTACATGCGCGGGGGCACCAGCAAGGGGGTTTTCTTCAGGCTGACTGACCTGCCGGCAGCCGCGCAGACGCCCGGCCCGGCAAGGGATGCGCTGCTCTTGCGAATCATCGGCAGCCCCGACCCCTACGAAAAGCAGATCGATGGCATGGGCGGGGCGACGTCAAGCACCAGCAAGACGGTGATCGTGTCGCGCAGCAGCAAGCCCGATCACGATGTCGATTACCTGTTCGGTCAGGTGTCGATCGACAAGCCGTTCATCGACTGGAGCGGCAATTGCGGCAATCTGTCTGCGGCCGTGGGCTCGTTCGCTATCACCAATGCGCTGATCGACGCCAGCCGCGTGCCACAGAACGGCATTGCTGTCGTGCGCATCTGGCAGGCCAACATCGGCAAGACCATCATCGCTCATGTGCCGATCAGCAATGGCGAGGTACAGGAAGCCGGTGATTTCGAGCTGGATGGCGTGACGTTCCCCGCAGCGGAGGTGCAGCTCGAGTTTCTTGACCCTGCGGCGGATGAAGACGGCGCCGGCGGCTCGATGTTTCCCACCGGCAACCTGGTGGATGACCTGCACGTGCCCGGTCTCGGCACATTGAAAGCCACCCTGATCAACGCTGGTATCCCGACCATCTTCGTCAACGCCGCTGATATCGGCTACACCGGCACCGAGTTGCAGGGTGATATCAACGCCGATCCGCTCGCACTTGCCCGGCTGGAGACCCTTCGCGCCTATGGTGCCGTGCGCATGGGGCTGATCGGCAGCATCGATGAAGCTGCCACGCGCCAGCACACACCCAAGGTCGCCTTTGTCGCCGCGCCTGCCGATTATGTTTCCTCCAGTGGCAAGCCTGTCGCCGCGCAGGATATCGACCTGCTGGTGCGCGCCGTATCGATGGGCAAACTGCATCACGCCATGATGGGCACCGCTGCCGTGGCGATAGGTACTGCGGCGGCGATCCCTGGAACGCTGGTCAGTCTGGCCGCCGGTGGCGAGCCGCGCAGTGCGGTGCGCTTCGGTCACCCGTCCGGCACGCTGCGGGTCGGGGCTCAGGCTCTTCAGAAGGGCGGCGAATGGACAGTCACCAAGGCGATCATGAGCCGCAGCGCGCGAACCCTGATGGAAGGATGGGTGCGTGTGCCGCCACTGGGCGACTGA
- the acnD gene encoding Fe/S-dependent 2-methylisocitrate dehydratase AcnD translates to MNSEFRKPLPGTRLDYFDARAAVEAIRPGAYATLPYTSRVLAENLVRRCDPATLTASLTQLIERKRDLDFPWFPARVVCHDILGQTALVDLAGLRDAIASQGGDPALVNPVVPVQLIVDHSLAVEADGNDPQALAKNRAIEDRRNEDRFHFIDWTKRAFKNVEVIPPGNGIMHQINLEKMSPVVQVLDGVAFPDTLVGTDSHTPHVDALGVIAIGVGGLEAENVMLGRASWMRLPDIIGVELTGRRQPGITATDVVLALTEYLRQQKVVGAYLEFYGAGASSLTLGDRATISNMAPEYGATAAMFSIDAQTIDYLRLTGREDEQIKLVELYARHTGLWSDSLSEVHYERVLSFDLSSVVRNMAGPSNPHARVATADLAARGIAGQWDEVPGQMPDGAVIIAAITSCTNTSNPRNVISAGLLARNANRLGLTRKPWVKSSLAPGSKTVALYLDAAGLTSELEQLGFGVVAFACTTCNGMSGALDPQIQQEIIDRDLYATAVLSGNRNFDGRIHPYARQAFLASPPLVVAYAIAGTIRFDIENDVLGVADGKEIRLKDIWPSDEEIDAVVQASVKPEQFRQVYIPMFAIDEHTGPKVEPLYDWRPMSTYIRRPPYWEGALAGERTLTGMRPLAVLPDNITTDHLSPSNAIMLDSAAGEYLAKMGLPEEDLNSYATHRGDHLTAQRATFANPQLLNEMAVVDGKVKKGSLTRMEPDGQVTRMWEAIETYMARKQPLIIIAGADYGQGSSRDWAAKGVRLAGVEAIAAEGFERIHRTNLVGMGVLPLEFKPGTSRLTLGIDGSETFDVIGQRTPRATLTLVIRRKNGERIEVPVTCRLDTAEELSIYEAGGVLQRFAQDFLEATTVT, encoded by the coding sequence ATGAACAGTGAATTCCGCAAACCGCTTCCCGGTACCCGACTGGATTATTTCGACGCCCGTGCGGCTGTCGAGGCGATCAGGCCCGGCGCCTATGCCACATTGCCGTATACCTCGCGGGTGCTGGCCGAAAACCTAGTGCGCCGTTGCGATCCGGCAACCCTGACGGCGTCGCTGACACAACTCATCGAGCGCAAGCGCGACCTGGATTTTCCGTGGTTTCCGGCGCGGGTCGTGTGCCATGACATTCTTGGCCAGACCGCACTGGTGGACCTCGCCGGGCTGCGCGACGCGATTGCCTCGCAGGGCGGCGATCCGGCGCTGGTCAACCCGGTGGTGCCGGTACAGCTGATTGTCGATCATTCGCTGGCTGTCGAGGCTGACGGCAACGATCCGCAGGCGCTGGCCAAGAACCGGGCCATTGAAGATCGCCGCAACGAGGACCGTTTTCACTTCATTGACTGGACCAAGCGCGCATTCAAGAACGTCGAAGTGATTCCGCCCGGCAATGGCATCATGCACCAGATCAATCTGGAGAAAATGTCGCCGGTGGTGCAGGTGCTCGATGGCGTGGCTTTCCCGGACACATTGGTCGGTACCGACAGCCACACCCCGCATGTGGACGCATTGGGTGTGATTGCCATCGGCGTCGGCGGGCTTGAAGCCGAAAACGTCATGCTCGGACGGGCTTCGTGGATGCGTTTGCCGGACATTATCGGCGTCGAGCTGACCGGCCGCCGCCAGCCGGGTATTACCGCAACCGATGTGGTGCTGGCTCTGACCGAATACCTGCGCCAGCAGAAAGTCGTCGGCGCGTATCTGGAATTCTACGGCGCGGGGGCGTCGAGCCTGACCCTCGGCGACCGGGCGACCATTTCCAACATGGCACCGGAATACGGCGCGACCGCAGCGATGTTCTCCATTGACGCGCAAACCATCGATTATTTGCGCCTGACCGGCCGCGAAGACGAGCAGATCAAGCTGGTCGAGCTGTACGCCCGGCATACGGGCTTGTGGTCGGACAGCCTGAGCGAGGTGCACTACGAGCGCGTGCTGAGTTTCGATCTGTCCAGCGTGGTGCGCAACATGGCCGGGCCGTCCAACCCGCATGCACGGGTGGCGACTGCCGACCTGGCGGCCAGAGGCATCGCCGGGCAGTGGGACGAGGTGCCGGGGCAGATGCCGGATGGCGCAGTGATTATCGCGGCGATCACCAGTTGCACCAACACCAGTAACCCGCGCAACGTGATTTCGGCAGGTTTGCTGGCGCGTAATGCCAACCGCCTGGGGCTGACCCGCAAACCTTGGGTGAAATCCTCGCTGGCACCCGGCTCGAAAACCGTGGCGTTGTATCTGGATGCTGCGGGGCTGACGTCCGAGTTGGAGCAGCTGGGGTTCGGCGTGGTGGCGTTTGCCTGTACCACTTGCAATGGGATGTCTGGCGCACTCGATCCGCAGATCCAGCAGGAAATCATCGACCGTGACCTGTACGCCACGGCGGTACTGTCCGGCAATCGCAACTTCGACGGGCGAATTCATCCCTACGCCAGGCAGGCGTTTCTGGCTTCGCCGCCACTGGTGGTGGCTTATGCCATTGCCGGGACCATTCGTTTCGATATCGAAAACGATGTGCTGGGCGTCGCCGATGGCAAGGAAATCCGCCTCAAGGACATCTGGCCCAGCGACGAAGAAATCGACGCCGTGGTGCAGGCGTCGGTCAAGCCTGAGCAGTTTCGTCAGGTGTACATTCCGATGTTTGCCATCGACGAACACACCGGGCCGAAGGTCGAGCCGCTGTATGACTGGCGCCCGATGAGTACCTACATTCGTCGCCCGCCTTACTGGGAAGGCGCGCTGGCCGGCGAGCGCACGCTCACGGGCATGCGCCCGCTGGCGGTGCTGCCGGACAACATCACCACCGATCACCTGTCGCCGTCCAACGCCATCATGCTTGACAGCGCAGCGGGTGAATACCTGGCGAAAATGGGCCTGCCGGAGGAAGATTTAAATTCCTACGCCACCCACCGCGGCGATCACCTGACCGCCCAGCGCGCGACGTTTGCCAACCCGCAGTTGCTCAATGAAATGGCGGTAGTCGATGGCAAGGTGAAAAAAGGTTCGCTGACCCGCATGGAGCCGGACGGTCAGGTCACGCGCATGTGGGAAGCCATCGAAACCTACATGGCGCGCAAGCAGCCGTTGATCATCATTGCCGGTGCCGACTACGGTCAGGGCTCGTCCCGCGACTGGGCGGCCAAAGGCGTCAGGCTGGCGGGCGTCGAGGCGATTGCAGCAGAAGGTTTCGAGCGCATTCACCGGACCAATCTGGTCGGCATGGGCGTCTTGCCACTGGAGTTCAAGCCGGGTACCAGTCGCCTGACCCTGGGCATCGATGGCAGCGAGACCTTCGACGTGATCGGCCAGCGCACCCCGCGCGCCACGTTGACGCTGGTGATCCGGCGCAAGAATGGAGAACGGATTGAAGTGCCGGTGACCTGCCGTCTGGACACCGCTGAAGAACTCTCCATTTATGAGGCTGGCGGCGTGTTGCAGCGCTTTGCCCAGGATTTTCTGGAGGCTACGACCGTGACTTGA
- the prpC gene encoding bifunctional 2-methylcitrate synthase/citrate synthase has product MAEAKILSGAGLRGQVAGQTALSTVGMAGAGLTYRGYDVRELAAEARFEEVAYLLLYGELPTQSQLSAYMHRLKSLRDLPQALKEVLERIPADTHPMDVMRTGASMLGTLEPELSFDQQRDATDRLLAAFPAIMCYWYRFSHDSKRIDCTTDEDSIGGHFLHLLLDKPPSELHRKVMDVSLILYAEHEFNASTFTARVCASTLSDLFSCVTAAIGTLRGPLHGGANEAAMEMIRRFASADEATQGTLGMLERKEKIMGFGHAIYKESDPRNEVIKGWSKKLADEVGDSVLFPVSEAIDKVMWEQKKLFPNADFYHASAYHFMGIPTKLFTPIFVCSRLTGWAAHVFEQRANNRIIRPSAEYIGVEQRRFVPIEQRWKGQGSR; this is encoded by the coding sequence ATGGCTGAAGCAAAAATATTGAGTGGTGCCGGGCTTCGCGGGCAAGTGGCCGGGCAGACGGCGCTGTCGACGGTGGGCATGGCCGGTGCGGGGCTGACGTATCGCGGCTATGACGTTCGCGAACTGGCCGCCGAGGCCCGGTTCGAGGAAGTCGCCTACCTGTTGCTGTATGGCGAACTGCCAACGCAAAGCCAGTTGTCCGCCTATATGCACAGACTCAAAAGCCTGCGCGATCTGCCACAGGCCTTGAAAGAAGTGCTGGAGCGCATTCCCGCCGACACCCACCCGATGGACGTCATGCGCACCGGCGCGTCGATGCTTGGCACGCTGGAGCCCGAGCTGAGCTTTGATCAGCAGCGCGACGCCACTGACCGCTTGCTCGCCGCCTTCCCGGCGATCATGTGTTACTGGTATCGCTTCAGCCACGACAGCAAGCGCATCGACTGCACCACAGATGAAGACTCCATCGGCGGGCATTTTCTGCACCTGCTGCTGGACAAGCCCCCCAGCGAACTGCATCGCAAGGTCATGGATGTGTCGCTGATTCTGTACGCCGAGCACGAATTCAATGCGTCGACCTTCACTGCCCGGGTGTGCGCATCGACTCTGTCGGACCTGTTCTCTTGCGTCACGGCAGCCATTGGCACCCTGCGCGGCCCGTTGCACGGCGGCGCCAACGAGGCGGCGATGGAAATGATCCGGCGTTTTGCCTCGGCAGACGAGGCGACTCAAGGCACGCTGGGCATGCTGGAGCGCAAGGAAAAGATCATGGGCTTCGGTCACGCCATCTATAAAGAGTCCGACCCGCGCAATGAGGTCATCAAGGGCTGGTCGAAAAAACTCGCAGATGAAGTCGGTGATAGCGTGCTGTTTCCGGTTTCGGAAGCCATCGACAAGGTCATGTGGGAGCAGAAGAAGCTGTTTCCCAATGCCGATTTCTACCACGCCTCGGCGTACCACTTCATGGGTATCCCGACCAAACTGTTCACGCCGATCTTTGTCTGTTCGCGGCTGACCGGCTGGGCCGCGCACGTTTTCGAGCAGCGCGCCAATAACCGCATCATTCGCCCGAGCGCCGAATACATCGGCGTCGAACAGCGCCGCTTCGTGCCCATCGAACAGCGCTGGAAGGGGCAGGGGAGCCGCTGA
- the prpB gene encoding methylisocitrate lyase, protein MSSNNTTPGQRFRDAVTSEQPLQVVGAINANHALLAKRAGFKAIYLSGGGVAAGSLGIPDLGITGLEDVLIDVRRITDVCDLPLLVDVDTGFGSSAFNVARTVRSMIKAGAAAIHIEDQVGAKRCGHRPNKEIVSQQEMVDRIKAAVDARTDDSFVIMARTDALAVEGLESALERAAACIEAGADMVFPEAITELAMYKQFANRAGVPILANITEFGATLLFTVDELREADVSLVLYPLSAFRAMNKAAENVYGAIRRDGSQKNVIDTMQTRMELYDAIDYHTFEQKLDALFAQKKG, encoded by the coding sequence ATGAGTTCCAACAACACTACTCCCGGCCAGCGTTTCCGCGATGCAGTCACCAGCGAGCAGCCGTTGCAAGTGGTTGGCGCGATCAATGCCAATCACGCGCTGCTCGCCAAACGCGCCGGGTTCAAGGCTATTTACCTGTCGGGTGGGGGGGTGGCGGCGGGTTCGCTGGGGATTCCGGATCTGGGGATCACCGGGCTGGAAGATGTGCTGATCGATGTGCGGCGCATCACCGATGTGTGCGATCTGCCGCTGCTGGTGGATGTCGACACCGGTTTCGGTTCGTCGGCCTTCAACGTGGCGCGCACCGTGCGTTCGATGATCAAGGCCGGCGCCGCGGCGATTCATATTGAAGATCAGGTCGGTGCCAAGCGCTGCGGCCATCGCCCGAACAAGGAAATCGTTTCGCAGCAGGAAATGGTCGACCGCATCAAAGCGGCTGTCGATGCGCGAACCGATGACAGCTTCGTGATCATGGCGCGCACCGATGCGCTGGCGGTCGAAGGCCTGGAATCGGCGCTGGAGCGGGCTGCGGCGTGTATCGAAGCGGGCGCCGACATGGTCTTTCCGGAAGCGATCACCGAACTGGCGATGTACAAGCAGTTTGCCAACCGCGCGGGCGTGCCGATTCTGGCCAATATCACGGAATTTGGTGCGACGCTGCTGTTTACCGTGGATGAGCTGCGCGAGGCCGATGTGTCGCTGGTGCTCTATCCTCTTTCTGCTTTCCGGGCCATGAACAAGGCCGCGGAAAACGTCTACGGCGCGATCCGTCGCGACGGCAGCCAGAAAAACGTGATCGACACCATGCAGACCCGCATGGAGCTATACGACGCCATCGATTACCACACATTCGAGCAGAAACTGGACGCGTTGTTTGCGCAGAAGAAGGGCTGA
- a CDS encoding GntR family transcriptional regulator, producing the protein MLKAVEKTATSEDDPETLSENVFRRIQSAIVKGEIAPGSKISEPELARTYGISRGPLREAIHRLEGQRLVVRVPHVGARVVALSHAELIELYEIRESLEGMACRLAAERMTQAEIDELRSVLDTHERDAAFQAGIGYYQQEGDFDFHYRIIQGSGNRTLSQMLCGELYQLVRMYRIQFSTTPNRPRQAFAEHHRILDAIAERDGELAELLMRRHIGASRRNIERHYQAASQATSDRGQQ; encoded by the coding sequence ATGCTAAAGGCAGTCGAAAAAACAGCGACAAGCGAAGACGATCCGGAAACCCTTTCCGAGAACGTTTTCCGACGCATTCAGTCGGCCATCGTCAAAGGTGAAATCGCTCCGGGCAGCAAGATTTCCGAGCCCGAGCTGGCGCGTACCTACGGCATCAGTCGCGGTCCGTTGCGCGAAGCGATCCATCGGCTTGAGGGGCAGCGGCTGGTGGTGCGTGTGCCGCACGTCGGCGCTCGTGTGGTCGCGCTCAGTCATGCCGAACTGATCGAGCTTTACGAAATTCGCGAATCGCTGGAAGGCATGGCCTGTCGGCTGGCCGCCGAGCGCATGACCCAGGCGGAAATAGATGAGCTGCGCAGCGTGCTCGACACCCATGAGCGCGACGCGGCGTTTCAGGCGGGCATCGGCTATTACCAGCAGGAAGGCGACTTCGACTTTCATTACCGGATCATTCAGGGCAGCGGCAATCGCACCCTCAGCCAGATGCTCTGCGGCGAGCTTTATCAACTGGTGCGCATGTACCGAATCCAGTTTTCCACCACGCCCAACCGGCCGCGTCAGGCCTTTGCCGAACACCACCGGATTCTCGACGCCATTGCCGAGCGCGACGGCGAACTGGCCGAATTGTTGATGCGCCGCCACATCGGCGCGTCCAGGCGCAACATCGAGCGCCATTATCAGGCGGCTTCCCAGGCAACTTCCGACCGAGGTCAACAATGA
- a CDS encoding ATP-dependent zinc protease, translating to MRLTTLPACFYLLFLPAVTLAASKTVYGLNEYARLSDIDVEVPAKLDTGAKTASLSARDIKHFKRNGESWVRFYLAIDSKHIHPIERPLARVSKIKRRADDLDPDDDNKYSSRPVISLAICMGEVLRTIEVNLTDRSAFQYPLLIGSEALKHFDALVDPSLKYSAGKPGCASVALNAE from the coding sequence ATGAGACTGACAACCCTTCCCGCCTGCTTCTACCTGCTGTTTCTGCCCGCCGTGACCCTGGCCGCCAGCAAAACGGTGTACGGCCTCAATGAATACGCCAGGCTTAGCGATATCGACGTCGAAGTTCCGGCAAAACTCGACACCGGCGCCAAGACCGCATCACTGAGCGCCCGCGACATCAAGCATTTCAAGCGCAACGGCGAGAGCTGGGTGCGCTTTTATCTGGCCATCGACAGCAAACATATCCACCCTATCGAACGACCGCTCGCCCGGGTCAGCAAAATCAAACGGCGCGCCGACGATCTCGACCCGGACGATGACAACAAGTACTCGTCACGTCCGGTGATCAGCCTGGCTATTTGCATGGGTGAAGTTTTACGCACCATAGAAGTGAACTTGACCGACCGAAGTGCATTCCAATATCCGCTTTTGATCGGCTCCGAAGCCTTGAAACACTTTGATGCGCTGGTCGATCCAAGTCTTAAATACTCGGCAGGGAAGCCCGGCTGCGCTTCCGTCGCTCTAAACGCAGAGTAA